Proteins found in one Pontibacter sp. SGAir0037 genomic segment:
- a CDS encoding FUSC family protein: protein MRSTSYLSKEIFITDTQNAFFSAVAVVVALSLSQLADLGMATGFFVVGMQSVTGLNIKGQIRNRIVAAAKAVSVLIGTALLAVATKDHIALAVLGAIALAFSFGYWRQVFPLNWPDVNIPAGVIFFMAMSDAHYSTPVSVTAIGGGLGLLSQLLLCIILPGVGEQEIKATENILSQNGNAKEESAFILQWSQQLKLRPDLLLYSITLSVLLAIGVLIDSFTSYGHGYWMPFTAIVVLQVSHTHTVKRIGERMVGTLCGCLLGSGLLLLHLPPVLHIGLVACNIFLFLYYVRKHYAVAVIFITVFVLLLLGSHSSEPLQLALERILFTLAGGALTFIISFALLHKRQL from the coding sequence ATGCGCAGCACATCCTATTTATCTAAAGAAATATTTATTACCGATACTCAGAATGCTTTCTTTTCTGCAGTTGCTGTTGTGGTTGCTTTAAGCCTTAGCCAGCTTGCCGATTTAGGTATGGCGACAGGTTTCTTTGTTGTAGGCATGCAAAGTGTAACTGGCCTTAATATAAAAGGGCAGATCAGAAACAGAATAGTTGCGGCTGCAAAAGCAGTGAGTGTTCTTATTGGTACTGCTTTGTTGGCGGTAGCCACAAAAGATCATATAGCTTTAGCTGTTCTTGGTGCTATTGCGCTGGCGTTCAGCTTTGGTTATTGGCGTCAGGTGTTTCCCCTTAACTGGCCCGATGTGAATATTCCTGCCGGCGTTATTTTTTTCATGGCTATGTCGGATGCGCACTATAGTACACCTGTAAGTGTTACTGCTATAGGAGGGGGCTTAGGTCTTCTGTCGCAACTCCTATTATGTATTATTTTGCCTGGGGTAGGGGAGCAGGAGATAAAAGCGACAGAAAATATTCTCTCTCAAAATGGAAATGCTAAAGAGGAATCGGCCTTCATACTGCAATGGAGCCAGCAACTAAAGTTAAGACCGGATCTCTTACTCTATAGTATTACATTAAGTGTATTGCTGGCAATAGGCGTTTTAATTGATAGCTTTACGAGTTATGGGCATGGCTATTGGATGCCGTTTACAGCTATAGTTGTTCTGCAGGTTAGCCACACCCATACCGTAAAACGCATTGGTGAAAGAATGGTAGGGACCTTATGCGGTTGTTTATTGGGAAGTGGCCTTCTGCTGCTTCACCTGCCACCTGTCCTGCATATAGGGTTAGTAGCCTGTAATATCTTTCTTTTTCTTTATTATGTGCGGAAGCACTATGCAGTGGCTGTAATTTTTATCACTGTTTTTGTTTTACTGCTGCTTGGCAGCCATTCCAGCGAGCCATTGCAGCTCGCTCTGGAAAGAATCCTGTTTACATTGGCTGGTGGAGCGCTGACCTTTATCATTTCCTTTGCCTTACTGCATAAACGCCAGCTGTAA
- a CDS encoding aldehyde dehydrogenase family protein, with product MKQAEVMSEKETVTGYEDLNKQYIGGEWMDGSEDYEIENLNPYDESVLNKFKCASTGDVDRAFHIAKEVGKSWGETNPIERRAIMLKAAEILQQRKEEVIDWLVNEAGSTHLKAGIELQQTYDMIVEAASFPTRMQGLITPSSVPGKENYIYRKPLGVIGIISPWNFPLYLSMRSIAPAIAIGNTIVVKPASQSPVTGGTLAAKIFEEAGLPAGVFNVVVGKSSAIGDYFTGHPISKLVSFTGSTPVGKGIGRIGGEGLKKLALELGGNNAFIILDDADVDRAVEAAAFGRFMHQAQICMSTNRILVHESLYDEFTEKFVEKARQIKYGDPRKEDTIVGPLIDNKAAKRVVELVERTVKAGAKLETGGTAEGNVVLPTVLSGVTKDMPIFQEEVFGPAVGIISFKDDEEAIELANATEFGLSGALHTQDLQRGIQVARRVETGMIHINDQSVNDEPQTPFGGEKNSGVGRFGDGFILDEMTTVQWVSVQVKPRQYPI from the coding sequence ATGAAACAAGCAGAAGTAATGTCGGAAAAAGAAACTGTAACCGGCTATGAAGATTTAAACAAGCAATACATTGGAGGGGAATGGATGGATGGTAGTGAAGACTATGAAATTGAGAACCTAAACCCCTATGATGAATCGGTGCTGAACAAATTTAAATGCGCCAGCACTGGCGACGTAGACAGAGCCTTTCATATAGCAAAAGAGGTTGGTAAATCGTGGGGTGAAACAAACCCTATAGAAAGAAGAGCCATCATGTTGAAAGCCGCCGAAATTTTACAGCAACGGAAAGAAGAAGTGATAGATTGGCTGGTAAATGAGGCAGGAAGTACGCATTTGAAAGCTGGCATTGAGCTGCAGCAAACGTATGATATGATTGTTGAAGCAGCCTCTTTCCCAACCAGGATGCAGGGTTTGATTACACCTTCCTCTGTACCTGGCAAAGAAAACTATATTTATAGAAAACCATTGGGTGTAATTGGCATTATCAGCCCCTGGAATTTCCCGCTATACCTGTCGATGCGTTCTATTGCGCCTGCCATCGCCATTGGGAATACCATTGTTGTAAAGCCAGCCTCTCAATCTCCGGTAACTGGCGGCACGCTGGCTGCCAAAATATTCGAAGAAGCAGGCTTGCCGGCTGGTGTTTTTAACGTGGTAGTAGGAAAATCGAGTGCGATTGGTGATTATTTTACAGGACACCCGATTTCAAAACTGGTATCCTTTACCGGATCTACCCCGGTAGGTAAAGGCATTGGCAGAATAGGTGGCGAAGGTCTTAAGAAACTGGCCTTGGAGTTAGGAGGCAACAATGCCTTTATCATACTTGATGATGCTGATGTAGACCGGGCTGTAGAAGCAGCTGCCTTTGGCCGGTTTATGCACCAGGCCCAGATATGCATGTCTACAAACCGCATTCTGGTGCATGAAAGCCTGTACGATGAGTTTACCGAGAAATTTGTAGAAAAAGCCCGGCAAATTAAATATGGAGATCCGAGAAAAGAAGACACTATAGTTGGGCCGCTTATAGATAACAAAGCCGCCAAACGTGTGGTGGAACTGGTTGAGCGCACTGTGAAAGCTGGCGCCAAACTAGAAACCGGAGGCACTGCCGAAGGGAACGTCGTATTACCAACGGTGCTATCAGGTGTAACCAAAGACATGCCTATTTTTCAGGAAGAGGTTTTTGGTCCGGCTGTCGGAATTATTTCTTTTAAAGATGACGAGGAAGCCATTGAACTGGCAAACGCTACTGAGTTTGGCCTGAGCGGGGCTCTTCATACGCAAGACTTACAACGTGGTATACAAGTGGCCAGAAGGGTGGAAACGGGCATGATTCATATAAACGACCAGTCTGTGAATGACGAACCACAAACGCCTTTTGGTGGAGAGAAAAACTCGGGAGTAGGCCGGTTCGGAGACGGCTTTATTCTGGATGAAATGACCACTGTGCAATGGGTAAGCGTGCAGGTAAAACCAAGGCAATACCCGATTTAG